A window from Sphingobium sp. EM0848 encodes these proteins:
- a CDS encoding cupin domain-containing protein, translated as MVRRIVTAERDGRSYVQSDGAVGNTHDFVAVPGFQTTLAWAAPAVPTLPFDGADPVAQVTSMLPTPYGSSLIIVQFPPDSVMASPDFDPVAAGAEQMQFLPGLAETFDADGSGKHKTRTVDYDIILEGELWMELDDGELTHLQAGDVVIQNGTRHAWRNLSDKPARMASILIGGGE; from the coding sequence ATGGTAAGACGCATCGTTACGGCGGAACGCGATGGGCGATCCTATGTCCAGTCCGATGGCGCGGTCGGCAACACGCATGATTTCGTGGCCGTGCCCGGTTTCCAGACGACCCTGGCATGGGCGGCGCCGGCCGTGCCCACCCTGCCTTTCGACGGGGCCGATCCGGTGGCGCAGGTGACGTCCATGTTGCCGACGCCTTATGGCTCCTCTCTCATCATCGTCCAGTTTCCGCCGGACAGCGTGATGGCTTCGCCGGATTTTGATCCGGTCGCCGCCGGTGCAGAACAGATGCAGTTCCTGCCCGGCCTTGCCGAAACCTTCGATGCCGATGGTTCGGGCAAGCACAAGACCCGGACCGTCGACTACGACATCATCCTGGAAGGGGAATTGTGGATGGAACTCGACGATGGCGAACTCACCCATCTGCAGGCGGGGGACGTCGTGATCCAGAACGGCACGCGCCATGCGTGGCGCAATCTGAGTGACAAGCCAGCACGCATGGCTTCGATCCTGATCGGCGGCGGCGAATAG
- a CDS encoding amidase, which translates to MIRNDLHYADLATIGGMLRRREISAVELMAHMLERIARLDPLLHGFAFLDTDAALEQARAADILLAGGDCGPLTGIPIAVKDLFWTADMPTAAGMTIYRDFRPPEDATVVWRLREAGAVIFGKLQMTEGAFAMHHPSVEPPVNPWGEALWTGASSSGSGVAVAAGLSFASLGSDTGGSIRFPGVANGLTGLKPGWGRVSRHGTFELAASLDHVGPMARCASDAAMLYAIIAGHDPADPTSWPGGPDPLDMDAVIDLGGLRIGYAPAAQEGCDAELGTAIGEAVSVFAGMGAGLQEVSLPDMLSGAAQWELLAGVEAALAHASTYPARAEEYGVALSRLIGLGRDASAMAYQKARLIRMDLSGRLDALLADVDMLILPVLPYAAPTLDRLGALAEDPDANTRLISFTAPFNLSGQPALCLPCRPTSDGAPLGFQLVAARGREDVLLRAAIAFQRETEWHLRHPFD; encoded by the coding sequence ATGATCCGAAACGACCTTCATTATGCTGATCTGGCGACGATTGGCGGCATGTTGCGACGGCGGGAGATTTCCGCCGTCGAACTGATGGCCCATATGCTGGAGAGGATCGCTCGCCTCGATCCGCTGCTGCATGGTTTTGCCTTCCTTGATACCGATGCCGCCCTGGAACAGGCGCGGGCGGCCGATATCCTGCTGGCGGGGGGCGACTGTGGGCCGCTGACCGGCATTCCGATCGCCGTGAAGGATCTGTTCTGGACAGCCGACATGCCGACGGCAGCGGGCATGACGATATATCGAGATTTCCGTCCTCCAGAGGACGCGACGGTGGTGTGGCGGCTGCGGGAGGCGGGCGCGGTCATCTTCGGCAAGCTCCAGATGACGGAGGGCGCCTTTGCGATGCATCATCCCTCGGTCGAGCCGCCGGTCAATCCATGGGGTGAAGCATTGTGGACCGGCGCCTCGTCAAGCGGTTCGGGCGTGGCGGTGGCTGCGGGGTTGAGCTTTGCGTCGCTGGGATCGGACACGGGTGGTTCCATCCGCTTCCCCGGTGTCGCCAACGGGCTGACGGGCCTGAAGCCAGGCTGGGGCCGGGTCAGCCGCCATGGGACGTTCGAACTGGCCGCCAGCCTCGATCATGTCGGGCCGATGGCGCGGTGCGCGAGCGATGCCGCGATGCTCTATGCGATTATCGCCGGACATGATCCGGCCGATCCGACAAGCTGGCCGGGTGGCCCGGACCCTCTCGATATGGATGCCGTCATCGACCTGGGCGGCTTGAGGATCGGTTACGCGCCTGCCGCTCAGGAAGGTTGCGACGCTGAACTCGGCACCGCGATCGGGGAAGCTGTGTCGGTCTTCGCGGGCATGGGGGCTGGGCTGCAGGAGGTTTCCCTGCCCGACATGCTATCGGGCGCCGCGCAATGGGAGTTGTTGGCCGGGGTGGAGGCAGCGCTGGCGCATGCATCGACCTATCCGGCGCGGGCGGAGGAATATGGTGTGGCGCTCAGCCGCCTGATCGGCCTTGGCCGGGATGCGTCAGCCATGGCCTATCAGAAGGCGCGCCTCATCCGTATGGACCTGAGCGGACGCCTGGATGCGCTGTTGGCGGACGTCGACATGCTGATCTTGCCTGTCCTGCCTTATGCCGCCCCGACGCTGGACCGGTTGGGCGCACTGGCCGAGGACCCGGACGCCAATACGCGGCTGATCTCCTTCACCGCGCCATTCAATCTGAGCGGCCAGCCCGCGCTCTGCCTGCCTTGCCGGCCTACCTCGGATGGCGCTCCGCTGGGGTTTCAACTGGTTGCCGCGCGCGGGCGGGAGGATGTGCTGCTGCGGGCCGCCATCGCGTTCCAACGAGAAACGGAATGGCATCTGCGCCACCCATTCGACTGA
- a CDS encoding SDR family NAD(P)-dependent oxidoreductase, giving the protein MELNGKFGIVTGGGSGMGRAAALAMAREGATLLLVGRRLAPLEEVCNEIEEMGGKAFAYSADVSIRGEIQTAVAQAVRRFGRLDLAFNNAGGHADFKPIHQIPEAEAEWVIDLNFKATYWGVKYQFEAMAACGGGVIVNNASIFGLKAMPGLSHYVASKFAVVGLTKAAALDGAKMGIRVNAVCPGGTHTPNFLQVTGGDAHAMDDIVPVGRIGQPTEVAEAVLWLMSPRAAYVTGAALSVDGGMSCG; this is encoded by the coding sequence ATGGAACTAAACGGTAAATTCGGCATCGTCACCGGCGGCGGTTCGGGCATGGGGCGCGCGGCGGCGCTGGCCATGGCGCGGGAAGGCGCGACTCTGCTGCTGGTCGGGCGGCGGCTCGCTCCGCTGGAGGAGGTCTGCAACGAGATCGAGGAGATGGGCGGCAAGGCTTTCGCCTACAGCGCCGATGTTTCCATCCGAGGAGAGATACAGACTGCGGTCGCGCAAGCTGTCCGTCGCTTCGGCCGTCTCGACCTTGCCTTCAACAATGCAGGCGGTCATGCCGATTTCAAGCCCATCCACCAGATCCCCGAAGCGGAAGCCGAATGGGTGATCGACCTGAATTTCAAGGCGACCTATTGGGGCGTGAAATATCAGTTCGAAGCCATGGCGGCTTGCGGTGGCGGCGTCATCGTCAATAATGCATCGATCTTCGGCCTTAAGGCGATGCCCGGTCTGTCCCATTATGTCGCCAGCAAATTCGCGGTTGTCGGCCTGACAAAGGCGGCGGCGCTCGACGGTGCGAAGATGGGCATTCGCGTCAATGCCGTCTGTCCCGGCGGCACCCATACACCGAATTTCCTCCAGGTCACGGGCGGCGACGCGCATGCGATGGACGATATCGTTCCCGTGGGCCGCATCGGACAACCGACCGAGGTGGCCGAGGCAGTGCTCTGGCTCATGTCCCCGCGTGCCGCCTATGTCACCGGCGCGGCGCTGTCGGTCGACGGCGGCATGTCCTGCGGCTGA
- a CDS encoding alpha/beta fold hydrolase, whose protein sequence is MTISEDSSSRFVTVREGDGELNIHYNDLGDGAEVVVMLHGSGPGASGWANFHRNLDPLVDAGFRVLLIDLPGWGKSDSIVNSGSRSDLNARIVKGVIDALGIERIHVLGNSMGGHSAVAFGLTCPEQTGKLVLMGGGTGGMSLFAPMPTEGIKLLNGLYSNPSFENLKRFNEVFVFDASVLTDELLEARLANMLNRKDHLENFVKSSELNPRQFPDFGPRLPSLAASTLIVWGRQDRVVPMDGGLRLVAGIPNSRLHIFNQCGHWAQWEHADEFNRMVLDFLRH, encoded by the coding sequence ATGACCATCAGCGAAGATAGTTCGAGCCGCTTCGTCACCGTGCGCGAAGGCGATGGCGAACTGAACATCCATTATAATGATCTGGGTGACGGCGCGGAGGTTGTCGTGATGCTGCACGGTTCCGGCCCGGGAGCCAGCGGCTGGGCGAATTTCCATCGCAACCTCGACCCGCTGGTCGATGCCGGGTTTCGCGTGCTGCTGATCGATCTTCCCGGCTGGGGCAAGAGCGACAGCATCGTCAACAGCGGATCGCGGTCGGACCTCAATGCCCGGATCGTCAAGGGCGTGATCGATGCACTGGGCATCGAGCGCATTCATGTTCTGGGCAATTCCATGGGTGGACACAGCGCCGTGGCCTTCGGCCTGACCTGCCCCGAGCAGACCGGCAAGCTGGTCCTGATGGGGGGTGGAACCGGCGGCATGAGCCTGTTCGCGCCGATGCCGACGGAAGGTATCAAGCTGCTCAACGGCTTGTACAGCAATCCCTCGTTCGAAAATCTCAAGCGCTTCAACGAGGTCTTCGTGTTCGATGCGTCGGTCCTGACAGACGAGCTGCTCGAGGCGCGCCTGGCCAATATGCTGAACCGGAAGGATCATCTGGAGAATTTCGTCAAATCGTCGGAACTCAATCCGCGCCAGTTCCCTGATTTTGGTCCTCGCCTGCCATCGCTGGCCGCCTCGACGCTGATCGTCTGGGGGCGTCAGGACCGGGTGGTGCCGATGGATGGCGGCCTGCGTCTGGTCGCGGGGATTCCGAATTCCCGGCTGCACATCTTCAACCAGTGCGGTCACTGGGCCCAGTGGGAACATGCCGATGAATTCAACCGGATGGTGCTGGACTTCCTGCGCCACTGA
- a CDS encoding 3-carboxyethylcatechol 2,3-dioxygenase — protein sequence MIIGSICMSHSPLMDRNRAEPETERRFHAAVQETARIFNAMRPDLIIAFYPDHMNGFQYNILPPFCIGARARSLGDYGSVPGELLVDEDAALSLAASVLEQGVDVALSFNMLVDHGATQPLELLASESTVRLPPILPVFINCAAGPRPPFRRARALGEAVGEWSRARPERILFMGSGGLSHDPPLPNIATASPDAKERMIAGGATSFADRMVRQRNVFRAGAAFKDGETALRDLNPEWDRHFMAAMANGDTAVADDWTDSEVSEAGGGGANEVRCWLAAMAALSRDGAYRVASEFYEPVPEWITGMGLMSAWSQAASTERETSAG from the coding sequence ATGATTATCGGCTCCATCTGCATGAGCCATTCGCCGCTCATGGATCGCAACCGCGCCGAACCGGAAACGGAACGGCGTTTCCATGCCGCAGTGCAGGAGACGGCGCGGATATTCAATGCGATGCGGCCGGACTTGATCATCGCCTTCTATCCCGACCATATGAACGGCTTTCAATACAATATCCTGCCGCCTTTCTGCATCGGTGCGCGGGCACGGTCACTGGGCGACTATGGGTCGGTGCCAGGGGAATTGCTGGTCGACGAGGACGCTGCGCTTTCCCTTGCCGCTTCGGTGCTGGAGCAGGGCGTCGACGTCGCGTTGTCGTTCAACATGCTGGTCGATCATGGCGCCACTCAACCGCTCGAACTATTGGCCAGCGAAAGCACTGTCAGACTGCCGCCGATCCTGCCGGTCTTCATCAACTGTGCGGCGGGGCCGCGCCCGCCCTTCCGCCGTGCCCGCGCGCTCGGTGAGGCGGTGGGCGAATGGTCCAGGGCGCGGCCCGAACGCATCCTGTTCATGGGCTCGGGCGGCCTGTCCCACGATCCGCCGCTCCCCAATATCGCGACGGCCAGCCCCGATGCGAAAGAGCGCATGATCGCGGGCGGGGCAACATCCTTCGCCGACCGCATGGTGCGGCAGCGCAATGTCTTCCGGGCCGGAGCAGCGTTCAAGGACGGGGAAACCGCGCTGCGCGATCTCAATCCCGAATGGGACCGGCATTTTATGGCGGCGATGGCGAATGGCGATACCGCAGTCGCGGATGATTGGACCGATAGCGAGGTCAGCGAAGCGGGAGGCGGCGGCGCCAATGAAGTGCGCTGCTGGTTGGCAGCCATGGCGGCGCTTTCCCGAGATGGCGCCTACCGAGTGGCATCTGAATTTTATGAACCCGTCCCCGAATGGATCACCGGCATGGGCCTGATGAGCGCGTGGTCCCAAGCGGCCAGCACTGAACGGGAAACATCGGCGGGATAG
- a CDS encoding TetR/AcrR family transcriptional regulator, which translates to MTVANAERQVARQPRGDATRQSILEAAERVFADLGYAAARLEDVAQAVGIRRPSIVYYFPGKQQLYDQVEADIFASMHDFVLKRVEDASDPMARLLALLDAWLDFLVERPAAARIIQRLIADSAPRGDNPVRFSETALRDIEAVITMGVEVGAFRPVSAMHILNGVAGGALFYVCNGGQLGEERSYDPANPVELSAFRALLHKLAEAAVLHPGEKG; encoded by the coding sequence ATGACGGTGGCGAATGCGGAGAGGCAGGTGGCGCGGCAGCCACGCGGCGATGCCACCCGGCAATCAATATTGGAGGCCGCGGAACGGGTCTTCGCCGATCTGGGCTATGCCGCCGCCCGACTGGAGGATGTGGCGCAGGCGGTGGGCATCCGCCGTCCCTCGATCGTCTATTATTTTCCCGGCAAGCAGCAGCTTTACGATCAGGTGGAAGCGGACATTTTCGCATCGATGCATGATTTCGTGCTGAAGCGAGTGGAGGACGCCAGTGATCCGATGGCGCGATTGCTCGCGCTGCTTGATGCATGGCTTGATTTCCTGGTGGAACGCCCGGCCGCAGCACGGATCATCCAGCGACTGATTGCGGACTCCGCCCCGCGTGGCGACAATCCGGTGCGTTTTTCAGAGACTGCGCTGCGGGATATCGAAGCGGTCATCACCATGGGCGTGGAGGTCGGGGCATTCCGCCCTGTCTCCGCCATGCATATCCTGAACGGGGTAGCGGGAGGCGCGCTCTTCTACGTCTGCAATGGCGGGCAGTTGGGAGAAGAGCGCAGCTATGATCCTGCGAATCCCGTTGAACTTTCCGCGTTTCGCGCGCTGCTGCACAAATTGGCGGAAGCCGCCGTACTTCATCCGGGCGAGAAAGGTTAG
- a CDS encoding TonB-dependent receptor, whose translation MPNRLFIYAVLTPLLGSVALPALAQSGASDGIEEIVVTAQKREESLQDTPVSIAAFSAKDLEAKGISGLTDLRANVPALQLTPFPNNAATTQIFMRGVGLSDDQITQDGGVAVYMDGVYVARSQGMAVEVADLERIEVLRGPQGTLYGRNATGGAINFITRKPDLDDFGFKGQVTLGNYDNRRFKVAVNVPIGQTIAARLSYVNQQQDGFIRNPGTGVKRWGDKDRQAMRGDLLWQPSDVFNLRYSYDRTEIGDTPAYVALSPLFPLTAPRPKAGSAFVRNVLPNDIVSQGHSLIGEWKATDGLTVRSITGYRKLYNFQNQDYLTGATGPNPLQKNSSVARQDQWSEELQLVGDAFDKVLQYVAGFYYFQEDGDNFSNSYSPPTLTRSFTTATIHNRSYAVFGQATVTPAWLDGRLHFTVGVRQSWDKREATLARQSQIAGGPITNVPGLGDGSRNFKDFSPSFVIGFDASRDVHLYAKAVKGYKSGGYNIRASSIARFNQGFDPETLWSYETGMKSQWLDNHLRFNIAGFISKYRDIQINVQSDPTNARITDVLNAGRATVKGVEMDLTLAPVRELRVTANYSYLKARYDSIIGPGGTDIASGYRFTNAPEHTFAFDISYDLPPLPIGKLTANANYTAQSDKFTNATISGGKYIVGDYGLINARLGLSDIPGLPGVKAALWGRNLADKDYYLMQFNIGRPGAIFGEPRTYGVDLSVEF comes from the coding sequence ATGCCGAATCGCCTGTTCATCTACGCAGTCCTGACGCCTTTGCTTGGTTCCGTGGCGCTGCCCGCGCTCGCCCAGAGCGGCGCGTCGGATGGTATTGAGGAAATCGTCGTCACCGCCCAGAAACGCGAGGAATCCCTTCAGGATACTCCCGTTTCGATCGCGGCATTCAGCGCGAAGGATCTGGAAGCGAAGGGGATCAGCGGCCTTACCGACCTGCGCGCCAATGTACCGGCGCTGCAACTGACGCCCTTTCCCAACAATGCCGCGACCACCCAGATTTTCATGCGCGGGGTCGGTTTGTCCGACGATCAGATCACCCAGGACGGTGGCGTCGCGGTCTATATGGACGGTGTCTATGTCGCCCGCAGCCAGGGCATGGCGGTCGAAGTGGCCGATCTGGAGCGGATTGAAGTGCTGCGCGGTCCCCAGGGCACGCTCTATGGCCGCAACGCGACCGGTGGCGCGATCAATTTCATCACGCGCAAGCCCGATCTCGACGATTTCGGCTTCAAAGGGCAGGTGACGCTCGGCAATTACGACAATCGCCGCTTCAAGGTCGCGGTCAATGTGCCCATTGGCCAGACCATCGCCGCCCGCCTCTCTTATGTGAACCAGCAACAGGACGGCTTCATCCGCAATCCGGGCACCGGCGTGAAGCGCTGGGGCGACAAGGACCGGCAGGCGATGCGCGGCGACCTGCTGTGGCAGCCCTCGGACGTCTTCAACCTGCGCTACAGCTATGACCGGACCGAGATTGGCGACACGCCCGCTTATGTTGCTCTGTCCCCGCTCTTCCCGCTGACGGCGCCGCGTCCGAAGGCAGGCAGCGCCTTCGTCCGCAACGTCCTGCCCAATGACATCGTGTCGCAGGGCCACAGCCTGATTGGCGAATGGAAAGCGACGGACGGCCTCACTGTCCGTTCGATCACCGGCTATCGCAAGCTCTATAATTTCCAGAACCAGGATTATCTGACCGGCGCCACCGGCCCCAATCCGCTGCAGAAGAACAGCAGTGTCGCCAGGCAGGATCAGTGGAGCGAGGAACTGCAACTGGTCGGAGACGCCTTTGACAAGGTGCTGCAATATGTCGCTGGCTTCTATTATTTTCAGGAAGACGGCGATAATTTCAGCAACAGCTACAGCCCGCCGACGCTGACGCGCAGTTTCACCACCGCGACCATCCATAACCGTTCCTATGCGGTCTTCGGTCAGGCGACCGTAACGCCCGCCTGGCTCGACGGGCGGCTGCATTTCACCGTCGGCGTGCGCCAGAGCTGGGACAAGCGCGAAGCGACGCTCGCCCGCCAGTCGCAGATCGCCGGCGGCCCGATCACCAACGTGCCGGGCCTGGGCGACGGCAGCCGCAATTTCAAGGATTTCAGCCCCAGTTTCGTGATCGGCTTCGATGCCTCGCGCGATGTCCATCTTTATGCCAAGGCGGTGAAGGGCTATAAGAGCGGTGGCTATAATATCCGCGCCAGTTCCATCGCCCGCTTCAACCAGGGTTTCGATCCCGAAACGCTCTGGTCCTATGAAACCGGCATGAAGAGCCAGTGGCTGGACAATCACCTGCGCTTCAACATTGCGGGCTTCATTTCCAAATATCGCGACATCCAGATCAACGTTCAGTCGGATCCGACCAATGCGCGCATCACCGACGTACTGAACGCCGGGCGCGCAACGGTGAAGGGCGTGGAAATGGACCTGACCCTGGCCCCGGTCCGCGAATTGCGTGTCACGGCCAACTACAGCTATCTGAAGGCACGTTACGACAGCATCATCGGTCCTGGCGGCACGGATATTGCCAGCGGCTACCGCTTCACCAATGCGCCCGAACATACGTTCGCTTTCGACATCAGCTACGACCTGCCGCCGCTGCCGATCGGCAAGTTGACCGCCAATGCCAATTATACCGCGCAGAGCGACAAGTTCACCAATGCGACCATCAGCGGCGGCAAATATATTGTCGGGGACTATGGCCTGATCAATGCGCGGCTGGGCCTTAGTGACATTCCCGGCCTGCCCGGCGTGAAAGCGGCCCTCTGGGGCCGGAATCTTGCCGACAAGGACTATTATCTGATGCAGTTCAACATCGGCCGCCCCGGCGCGATCTTCGGAGAACCGCGCACCTATGGCGTCGACCTGAGCGTCGAATTTTAA
- a CDS encoding metallophosphoesterase: MTAALALLLCGAGPVAPDYRPGNSDVARTGKDFAGGRDEFRFVVIGDRTGQHRPGVFEHALEEVNKLRPDFVINIGDLIEGNSEDLRQIDAEWQEVTAATGKLDMPFFYVPGNHDLTNDVQLQAWRKRLGADYYSFTYKNALFLVLNTEDPPQPKIARRKLLEEYGPQAMGVALQALQGDAEQAKALFARDPRIGELAAKLRASENVAFSAAQLAMVRSALARNPHVRWTFVLMHRPAWKVDSTAFREIEAMLQGRDYTVLAGHFHKYEHQTHDGHDYIQLGVTGGTPGGRADDPAVLDHIMWVSVAKGAPQISNIRLDGFFAKEGAPAAASSSRP, translated from the coding sequence TTGACCGCTGCCTTGGCCCTGCTCCTGTGCGGAGCAGGGCCAGTGGCGCCCGACTATCGGCCTGGCAATTCCGATGTCGCACGCACCGGCAAGGACTTTGCCGGCGGCAGGGATGAATTCCGCTTCGTCGTCATCGGCGACCGGACGGGCCAACACCGTCCCGGCGTGTTCGAACATGCGCTGGAGGAGGTCAACAAGCTGCGTCCCGACTTCGTCATCAATATCGGTGACCTGATCGAAGGGAACAGCGAAGACCTCCGTCAGATCGACGCGGAGTGGCAGGAAGTCACTGCCGCGACGGGTAAGCTCGACATGCCCTTCTTCTATGTCCCGGGCAATCATGACCTGACCAATGACGTCCAGCTCCAGGCATGGCGCAAGCGGCTTGGGGCGGATTATTACAGCTTCACATATAAGAACGCGCTGTTTCTGGTCCTCAACACCGAAGACCCGCCACAGCCGAAGATCGCCCGCCGCAAGCTGTTGGAGGAATATGGCCCGCAGGCGATGGGTGTCGCGCTGCAGGCCCTGCAGGGCGATGCCGAACAGGCAAAGGCCCTGTTTGCCCGCGATCCCCGGATCGGGGAGCTGGCGGCCAAGCTGCGCGCGTCCGAAAATGTCGCCTTCAGCGCGGCTCAGCTCGCCATGGTTCGCTCTGCCCTTGCGCGCAATCCCCATGTCCGCTGGACCTTCGTGCTGATGCATCGTCCGGCCTGGAAAGTGGATTCGACCGCTTTCCGAGAGATCGAGGCGATGCTGCAGGGCCGCGACTACACGGTGCTCGCCGGGCATTTCCACAAATATGAGCATCAGACGCACGACGGCCACGATTATATCCAACTCGGCGTCACCGGCGGCACGCCGGGGGGCCGCGCAGACGATCCGGCGGTGCTCGATCATATCATGTGGGTGTCGGTGGCGAAGGGCGCGCCGCAGATCAGCAATATCCGGCTGGACGGCTTTTTCGCCAAAGAAGGGGCACCAGCAGCCGCGTCGTCGTCCCGTCCCTGA
- a CDS encoding SDR family NAD(P)-dependent oxidoreductase, which yields MTVSPALGTPGTPVIVTGGASGIGLASAEALAAVGRGVALWDIDASAAGEAAARIAARFGVATIGVAVDLRDPAAIAPALAATRSGVGAPGGLVHAAGTVDTGSLDGLTVEGWDAGMAVHLRSFALLTQAMHADLAAQPGSAIVAIASINATLGNAMNPIYSAAKGGLLSLVRSLADRLARDGIRVNSVSPGQILTPMMRPAIEALPDRFFEKRILLDRIGDPMEVGRVVRFLLSDEASYITASEIVVDGGNISSQRG from the coding sequence ATGACTGTCTCCCCCGCTCTGGGCACACCGGGCACGCCGGTGATCGTGACCGGCGGCGCATCGGGCATTGGGCTCGCGTCCGCCGAAGCGCTTGCGGCGGTGGGCCGCGGGGTTGCGCTCTGGGACATCGATGCCAGTGCAGCGGGTGAGGCGGCGGCGCGGATCGCCGCGCGCTTTGGCGTCGCGACCATCGGTGTCGCCGTTGATCTGCGCGATCCGGCGGCGATCGCGCCTGCCCTGGCAGCCACCCGGTCGGGCGTGGGGGCGCCGGGCGGGCTGGTCCATGCCGCAGGCACGGTCGACACTGGATCGCTCGATGGGTTGACGGTGGAAGGATGGGATGCGGGCATGGCGGTGCACCTGCGCTCCTTCGCGTTGCTGACGCAGGCGATGCATGCTGATCTCGCCGCACAGCCGGGATCCGCGATCGTCGCCATTGCCTCCATCAACGCCACGTTGGGCAATGCCATGAACCCGATCTATAGCGCTGCCAAGGGTGGGCTGCTGTCGCTGGTCCGGTCGCTGGCGGACAGACTTGCGAGGGATGGCATCCGCGTCAACTCGGTTTCGCCGGGTCAGATACTGACACCGATGATGCGCCCCGCCATCGAGGCGTTGCCTGACCGCTTTTTCGAAAAGCGCATCCTGTTGGACCGGATCGGCGATCCGATGGAGGTCGGCCGCGTCGTGCGCTTTCTTTTGTCCGACGAAGCAAGCTATATCACCGCCAGCGAAATCGTCGTCGATGGCGGCAACATTTCTTCTCAGCGAGGCTGA
- a CDS encoding tyrosine-protein phosphatase: MRQALSCILALALAACSTTVDHSAARWDASAARSAAPIPFTTASVEKQADGSYHIAWQMAGAGHVRIFASSDPAALTTAQPVAQGRATDSTTIASLASDKRWYFTLMPDRGGPLLLADRALHLSTAPNFRDIGGYRTSDGHWVKPGLIYRSDQLDRLSDGDLAAIGALKPGLLVDLRTETERKREPDRVPPAVRQQILDVAADSSGSLGGDMRKAQAAIASGQGAALLAAANRDFVSLPSARAAYGTLLRQLAEGNDGPLIYHCTAGKDRTGWATAIILTLLGVPQETVMADYLASNHYLQAKNEATIATLKASGAAFDPAFLEPVLTVRPEYLQSAFDEVQRRYGSFDAYVRDGLGLSQSDIAALRRRYLTGP; this comes from the coding sequence ATGCGACAGGCCCTTTCCTGTATTCTGGCGCTGGCTCTGGCAGCTTGTTCCACGACGGTCGATCATTCCGCCGCCCGATGGGACGCATCGGCGGCACGATCGGCGGCACCTATTCCATTCACCACCGCCTCGGTCGAAAAGCAGGCGGACGGCAGCTATCACATAGCCTGGCAAATGGCGGGTGCAGGCCATGTTCGCATTTTCGCGAGTTCGGACCCGGCCGCTCTCACGACGGCTCAACCCGTTGCACAGGGCCGGGCGACGGATTCGACGACGATCGCGAGCCTTGCGTCGGATAAACGCTGGTATTTCACGCTCATGCCGGATCGCGGTGGTCCGCTGCTCCTGGCTGATCGCGCCTTGCATCTGTCCACAGCGCCCAATTTTCGCGATATTGGCGGCTATCGGACCAGTGACGGCCACTGGGTGAAGCCGGGGCTGATCTATCGCTCCGACCAGCTCGACCGCTTGAGCGACGGAGATCTGGCCGCGATCGGCGCGCTGAAGCCCGGCCTGTTGGTCGATCTGCGTACCGAAACCGAGCGCAAGCGTGAACCGGATCGGGTGCCGCCGGCTGTGCGGCAACAGATACTCGATGTAGCCGCCGACAGCAGCGGTTCACTGGGCGGCGACATGCGCAAGGCACAGGCTGCCATTGCCAGCGGGCAGGGCGCCGCGCTGCTGGCCGCCGCCAATCGGGATTTCGTCTCTCTGCCCAGTGCCCGTGCGGCTTATGGCACGCTGTTGCGTCAGCTTGCCGAAGGGAATGACGGACCACTGATCTATCATTGTACCGCGGGCAAGGACCGCACGGGCTGGGCCACCGCCATCATCCTCACGCTGCTGGGCGTCCCGCAGGAAACGGTGATGGCGGATTATCTCGCCAGCAATCACTATTTGCAGGCCAAGAATGAAGCGACGATTGCCACGCTGAAGGCATCGGGAGCGGCGTTCGATCCCGCTTTCCTCGAGCCTGTCCTGACCGTCCGGCCTGAATATCTGCAAAGCGCCTTTGACGAGGTTCAGCGCCGTTATGGATCGTTCGACGCCTATGTGCGTGATGGGCTTGGTCTCTCCCAGTCGGATATCGCGGCCCTGCGGCGGCGCTACCTGACTGGTCCTTGA